Proteins encoded together in one Lathyrus oleraceus cultivar Zhongwan6 chromosome 5, CAAS_Psat_ZW6_1.0, whole genome shotgun sequence window:
- the LOC127086057 gene encoding replication factor C subunit 2 isoform X2: protein MASSSSSNSANYDVPWVEKYRPSKVVDIVGNEDAVSRLQVIARDGNMPNLILSGPPGTGKTTSILALAHELLGPNYREAVLELNASDDRGIDVVRNKIKMFAQKKVTLPPGRHKVVILDEADSMTSGAQQALRRTMEIYSNSTRFALACNTSSKIIEPIQSRCAIVRFSRLSDQEILGRLMVVVQAEKVVCFN from the exons ATGGCATCGTCATCCTCAAGCAACAGCGCAAACTACGACGTACCGTGGGTTGAGAAGTACCGACCCAGCAAGGTCGTCGACATCGTCGGCAATGAAGACGCCGTCTCCCGGCTCCAAGTCATCGCTCGTGACGGCAACATGCCCAACCTCATTTTATCA GGTCCTCCTGGAACTGGAAAAACCACTAGCATCCTCGCACTTGCGCACGAGCTTCTCGGTCCCAATTACAGAGAAGCTGTTCTTGAACTAAATGCTTCAGATGATAG AGGAATAGATGTTGTGAGGAACAAGATCAAGATGTTTGCTCAAAAGAAAGTAACACTTCCTCCAGGCCGACACAAAGTTGTTATACTCGATGAAGCTGACAG TATGACATCTGGAGCACAGCAAGCTTTAAGAAGGACGATGGAGATATATTCTAATTCTACTCGTTTCGCGCTTGCTTGCAATACATCGTCTAAGATTATTGAGCCGATTCAGAGTAGGTGTGCAATTGTGAGATTTTCGCGACTATCTGATCAAGAGATACTTGGTCGTCTCATGGTTGTGGTTCAAGCTGAGAAG GTGGTATGCTTCAACTGA
- the LOC127086057 gene encoding replication factor C subunit 2 isoform X4: MASSSSSNSANYDVPWVEKYRPSKVVDIVGNEDAVSRLQVIARDGNMPNLILSGPPGTGKTTSILALAHELLGPNYREAVLELNASDDRGIDVVRNKIKMFAQKKVTLPPGRHKVVILDEADSMTSGAQQALRRTMEIYSNSTRFALACNTSSKIIEPIQSRCAIVRFSRLSDQEILGRLMVVVQAEKVC, encoded by the exons ATGGCATCGTCATCCTCAAGCAACAGCGCAAACTACGACGTACCGTGGGTTGAGAAGTACCGACCCAGCAAGGTCGTCGACATCGTCGGCAATGAAGACGCCGTCTCCCGGCTCCAAGTCATCGCTCGTGACGGCAACATGCCCAACCTCATTTTATCA GGTCCTCCTGGAACTGGAAAAACCACTAGCATCCTCGCACTTGCGCACGAGCTTCTCGGTCCCAATTACAGAGAAGCTGTTCTTGAACTAAATGCTTCAGATGATAG AGGAATAGATGTTGTGAGGAACAAGATCAAGATGTTTGCTCAAAAGAAAGTAACACTTCCTCCAGGCCGACACAAAGTTGTTATACTCGATGAAGCTGACAG TATGACATCTGGAGCACAGCAAGCTTTAAGAAGGACGATGGAGATATATTCTAATTCTACTCGTTTCGCGCTTGCTTGCAATACATCGTCTAAGATTATTGAGCCGATTCAGAGTAGGTGTGCAATTGTGAGATTTTCGCGACTATCTGATCAAGAGATACTTGGTCGTCTCATGGTTGTGGTTCAAGCTGAGAAG GTGTGCTGA
- the LOC127086057 gene encoding replication factor C subunit 2 isoform X1 yields MASSSSSNSANYDVPWVEKYRPSKVVDIVGNEDAVSRLQVIARDGNMPNLILSGPPGTGKTTSILALAHELLGPNYREAVLELNASDDRGIDVVRNKIKMFAQKKVTLPPGRHKVVILDEADSMTSGAQQALRRTMEIYSNSTRFALACNTSSKIIEPIQSRCAIVRFSRLSDQEILGRLMVVVQAEKVHDGSVV; encoded by the exons ATGGCATCGTCATCCTCAAGCAACAGCGCAAACTACGACGTACCGTGGGTTGAGAAGTACCGACCCAGCAAGGTCGTCGACATCGTCGGCAATGAAGACGCCGTCTCCCGGCTCCAAGTCATCGCTCGTGACGGCAACATGCCCAACCTCATTTTATCA GGTCCTCCTGGAACTGGAAAAACCACTAGCATCCTCGCACTTGCGCACGAGCTTCTCGGTCCCAATTACAGAGAAGCTGTTCTTGAACTAAATGCTTCAGATGATAG AGGAATAGATGTTGTGAGGAACAAGATCAAGATGTTTGCTCAAAAGAAAGTAACACTTCCTCCAGGCCGACACAAAGTTGTTATACTCGATGAAGCTGACAG TATGACATCTGGAGCACAGCAAGCTTTAAGAAGGACGATGGAGATATATTCTAATTCTACTCGTTTCGCGCTTGCTTGCAATACATCGTCTAAGATTATTGAGCCGATTCAGAGTAGGTGTGCAATTGTGAGATTTTCGCGACTATCTGATCAAGAGATACTTGGTCGTCTCATGGTTGTGGTTCAAGCTGAGAAG GTTCATGATGGTTCTGTTGTATGA
- the LOC127086056 gene encoding probable aquaporin NIP-type, translating to MAVIGNYSVMKLCCSSNRAITLIQKVIAEVIGTYFLVFAGCGVVAVDKIYGSITFPGICITWGLIVTVMCYSVGHISGGLFNPAVTITWAIFRRIKIIEAPLYIAAELLGSTLASLTLSLMFDITPKSYFGTVPVGSSGQSLAVEFIISFLLMFVISAVTTDDRAVDDSASIAVGMTITLNLFIAGPVSGASMNPARSIGPAIVVHIYKGLWIYVVGPILGAIAGALVYNFLRSVYKPRAEKTAETPASEITTEKPNSDLTAKEPLRSINIG from the coding sequence ATGGCAGTCATAGGCAACTATTCTGTCATGAAACTTTGTTGTTCATCAAACCGTGCAATAACCTTAATACAAAAGGTTATTGCAGAAGTTATCGGTACATACTTTCTTGTATTTGCAGGGTGCGGTGTTGTAGCAGTGGACAAAATCTATGGCTCCATAACATTTCCAGGGATATGTATCACTTGGGGTTTGATTGTAACCGTTATGTGTTATTCTGTTGGCCATATCTCCGGAGGACTCTTCAACCCCGCGGTGACGATAACCTGGGCCATCTTTCGCAGAATCAAAATCATCGAAGCTCCACTTTACATTGCTGCTGAGTTACTCGGTTCAACACTTGCGAGTTTAACATTATCTTTAATGTTTGATATTACACCAAAATCTTATTTCGGAACTGTGCCGGTTGGATCAAGCGGCCAATCTTTAGCTGTGGAATTCATTATCAGTTTTCTGTTAATGTTTGTTATTTCAGCTGTTACAACAGACGATAGAGCGGTGGATGATTCAGCGAGTATTGCGGTCGGAATGACGATAACGTTGAATCTTTTTATAGCTGGACCTGTTTCAGGTGCATCTATGAATCCAGCAAGAAGTATTGGACCTGCAATTGTGGTGCATATTTATAAAGGTTTATGGATATATGTAGTTGGTCCTATTCTTGGAGCCATAGCTGGAGCACTTGTGTATAACTTTCTTAGATCTGTATACAAACCAAGGGCAGAAAAAACAGCTGAAACGCCGGCTTCAGAAATAACAACAGAAAAGCCAAATTCAGATTTAACAGCAAAAGAACCATTGAGGAGCATAAATATAGGTTGA
- the LOC127081806 gene encoding equilibrative nucleotide transporter 3 produces MFGCTDVAVWLQQHRVKEGLELTLLLQSFLAGEAASGALTSTLRLITKAAFENSQEGLRNGAILFFSISTFFVLLCVVLYGFVYPKLPIVKYYRSKAASEGSKTVSFDLAAAGIRSETEESRQFERKENKELLRENIDYALNLFVIYGLTLSIFPGFLSEDTGKHSLGTWYALVLITMYNVWDLIGRYIPLIKILNLESRKLITTASISRFLFIPAFYFTAKYGTQGWMIMLTSFLGLSNGYLTVCVLTSAPKGYKGPEHNALGNILVLFILGGIFAGVTLDWLWLIGKGW; encoded by the exons ATGTTTGGTTGCACTGATGTTGCTGTTTGGCTGCAG CAACATCGGGTAAAGGAGGGGTTGGAACTTACATTGCTGTTGCAGTCTTTTCTTGCTGGTGAAGCAGCATCGGGCGCGCTGACATCCACTCTGAGGTTAATTACAAAAGCTGCATTTGAAAATTCTCAGGAGGGTCTTCGCAATGGAGCGA TTCTCTTCTTTTCTATATCAACATTCTTTGTGCTTCTTTGTGTTGTTCTCTATGGATTTGTGTATCCTAAATTACCAATTGTGAAGTACTATCGATCTAAAGCAGCATCTGAAGGGTCCAAAACGGTTTCTTTTGACCTTGCTGCAGCTGGCATCCGTTCG GAAACCGAAGAATCAAGACAGTTTGAGCGCAAAGAAAATAAAGAATTGTTACGGGAAAACATTGATTATGCACTTAATTTGTTTGTGATATATGGGTTGACATTGTCCATATTCCCTGGATTCTTATCAGAAGATACCGGAAAACACAGTTTAGGCACATG GTATGCTCTTGTGTTAATTACAATGTACAATGTGTGGGATCTTATCGGAAGATACATTCCACTGATTAAAATCCTGAATTTGGAGTCGAGAAAATTGATCACTACCGCATCCATTTCTCGATTTTTATTTATTCCAGCATTTTATTTCACGGCTAAGTATGGTACTCAGGGTTGGATGATAATGTTGACATCTTTTCTGGGATTGTCAAATGGTTACCTCACTGTTTGTGTTCTCACTTCTGCACCCAAAGGTTACAAG GGACCTGAACACAATGCCTTGGGAAATATCTTGGTATTGTTTATTCTTGGAGGTATTTTTGCTGGGGTAACACTTGACTGGTTGTGGTTAATAGGCAAAGGATGGTAA
- the LOC127086057 gene encoding replication factor C subunit 2 isoform X3 — MASSSSSNSANYDVPWVEKYRPSKVVDIVGNEDAVSRLQVIARDGNMPNLILSGPPGTGKTTSILALAHELLGPNYREAVLELNASDDRGIDVVRNKIKMFAQKKVTLPPGRHKVVILDEADSMTSGAQQALRRTMEIYSNSTRFALACNTSSKIIEPIQSRCAIVRFSRLSDQEILGRLMVVVQAEKALVA, encoded by the exons ATGGCATCGTCATCCTCAAGCAACAGCGCAAACTACGACGTACCGTGGGTTGAGAAGTACCGACCCAGCAAGGTCGTCGACATCGTCGGCAATGAAGACGCCGTCTCCCGGCTCCAAGTCATCGCTCGTGACGGCAACATGCCCAACCTCATTTTATCA GGTCCTCCTGGAACTGGAAAAACCACTAGCATCCTCGCACTTGCGCACGAGCTTCTCGGTCCCAATTACAGAGAAGCTGTTCTTGAACTAAATGCTTCAGATGATAG AGGAATAGATGTTGTGAGGAACAAGATCAAGATGTTTGCTCAAAAGAAAGTAACACTTCCTCCAGGCCGACACAAAGTTGTTATACTCGATGAAGCTGACAG TATGACATCTGGAGCACAGCAAGCTTTAAGAAGGACGATGGAGATATATTCTAATTCTACTCGTTTCGCGCTTGCTTGCAATACATCGTCTAAGATTATTGAGCCGATTCAGAGTAGGTGTGCAATTGTGAGATTTTCGCGACTATCTGATCAAGAGATACTTGGTCGTCTCATGGTTGTGGTTCAAGCTGAGAAG GCTTTGGTGGCTTGA